From Paenibacillus polymyxa, the proteins below share one genomic window:
- the serS gene encoding serine--tRNA ligase has protein sequence MLDIKILRNELGRVEKALQNRGKSLDLINGFTDLDVSRRELLQESEGLKNRRNVVSGEVAKLKKNKENADDLIAEMRQVSDRIKELDEQVRELEVQIDELVMSIPNIPNETVPVGASEEDNVEIRRWSEPREFSFTPKAHWELAQDLDILDFEAAAKVTGSRFTFYKGLGARLERALINFMMDLHSSEHGYEEMLPPYIVNRDSLYGTGQLPKFEEDLFKLRDTEYYLIPTAEVPVTNYHREEIMNADQLPKYYVAYSSCFRSEAGSAGRDTRGLIRQHQFNKVEMLKLVHPDTSYEELEKMTNNAERVLQLLGLPYRVLALCTGDMGFTSAKTYDLEVWLPESGMYREISSCSNTEDFQARRANIRFRPDAKAKPEFVHTLNGSGLAVGRTVAAILENYQQEDGSIVIPEVLRSYMRGIEVITPKQ, from the coding sequence GTGTTAGATATAAAGATTTTGCGTAATGAGCTTGGTCGGGTTGAGAAAGCTTTACAGAACAGAGGTAAATCTCTGGATCTGATTAATGGTTTTACAGATCTGGATGTAAGCCGTCGTGAGTTGCTTCAGGAAAGTGAAGGACTCAAAAATCGTCGGAATGTCGTATCTGGTGAAGTAGCCAAGTTGAAGAAGAATAAGGAAAATGCGGATGATCTTATTGCTGAAATGCGCCAGGTCTCCGATCGTATTAAAGAATTGGATGAGCAAGTGCGGGAACTGGAAGTTCAGATCGACGAACTGGTGATGTCGATTCCTAATATCCCTAATGAGACTGTGCCTGTAGGCGCTTCGGAAGAGGATAATGTGGAAATTCGTCGCTGGTCGGAGCCGCGCGAGTTTTCTTTTACACCCAAAGCGCATTGGGAGTTGGCTCAGGATCTAGATATTCTTGATTTTGAGGCTGCAGCTAAGGTGACGGGTTCTCGTTTTACGTTCTATAAGGGACTGGGAGCGCGATTGGAACGTGCGCTAATCAACTTTATGATGGATCTGCACAGCAGTGAGCATGGTTATGAAGAAATGCTACCTCCATACATTGTAAATCGGGACAGTCTGTACGGAACGGGTCAGCTTCCGAAGTTTGAAGAGGATCTGTTTAAACTGCGTGATACCGAGTATTATCTTATTCCTACGGCCGAAGTTCCGGTAACGAACTACCACCGTGAAGAGATTATGAATGCAGATCAGCTTCCTAAATATTATGTGGCATACAGCTCTTGCTTTCGCTCAGAGGCAGGATCAGCAGGGCGTGATACACGTGGCTTGATTCGTCAGCATCAATTCAATAAGGTGGAAATGCTCAAGCTGGTTCACCCAGATACCTCTTATGAAGAATTAGAGAAAATGACGAATAACGCTGAGCGTGTTTTGCAGCTGCTCGGACTTCCATATCGGGTTCTGGCACTTTGCACAGGAGATATGGGTTTTACGTCTGCCAAAACGTACGATCTGGAAGTATGGTTGCCGGAGAGCGGCATGTACCGTGAGATTTCTTCCTGTTCCAACACTGAAGACTTCCAAGCGCGTCGTGCAAACATCCGGTTTCGTCCAGATGCGAAGGCAAAGCCTGAATTTGTACATACACTGAACGGTTCAGGATTGGCTGTAGGACGGACTGTAGCTGCTATTTTGGAGAACTATCAGCAAGAGGACGGAAGCATTGTGATTCCCGAAGTGCTACGTTCATACATGCGAGGCATTGAGGTTATAACTCCTAAACAGTAA
- a CDS encoding small acid-soluble spore protein P: MGKPRAVPVPEAQDSGGSNEKRERSHQQEPLSGSKKVKQRNHVDHHNRQGS; encoded by the coding sequence ATGGGCAAACCTAGAGCTGTTCCTGTTCCCGAGGCTCAGGATTCTGGTGGAAGTAACGAAAAGCGTGAGCGTAGTCATCAACAAGAGCCGTTATCCGGTTCCAAGAAGGTGAAACAGCGCAATCACGTGGATCACCATAACAGACAAGGTTCATAA
- the guaB gene encoding IMP dehydrogenase — protein sequence MWEDKFGKEGLTFDDVLLVPRKSVVLPKEVSVATRLSDNVKLNIPLMSAGMDTVTEAVLAIAMAREGGIGVIHKNMSIEQQAVEVDRVKRSESGVITNPFSLTPDHLVSDAEAVMGKYRISGVPVVNEENKLVGIITNRDLRFIHDFDLKISEVMTKEELVTAPVGTTLQEAEVILQKHKIEKLPLVDEGNYLKGLITIKDIEKAIQFPNAAKDAQGRLLVGAAVGISKDTFERTDALVKAGVDLIVVDSAHGHHINIIEAVRELRKTYPDLTIVAGNVATGDGTRELIEAGASVVKVGIGPGSICTTRVIAGIGVPQITAIYDCATVAREYNIPIIADGGIKYSGEITKAIAAGASAVMLGSLFAGTEESPGESEIYQGRRFKVYRGMGSMAAMKQGSKDRYFQDDDKKLVPEGIEGRVAYKGPLSDTVHQLLGGLRSGMGYCGTANIEELRNDTSFIRITGAGLRESHPHDVQITKEAPNYSL from the coding sequence GTGTGGGAAGATAAATTCGGTAAGGAAGGCCTTACCTTTGACGATGTTTTGCTGGTACCTCGTAAGTCGGTGGTACTGCCCAAAGAAGTAAGCGTAGCAACTCGTTTGAGTGATAACGTGAAGCTGAACATTCCTTTAATGAGTGCTGGTATGGATACTGTTACTGAGGCAGTGCTAGCAATTGCGATGGCTCGTGAGGGCGGTATTGGTGTTATTCATAAAAATATGTCGATTGAGCAGCAAGCGGTAGAGGTAGATCGGGTTAAGCGCTCAGAGAGCGGTGTTATCACCAATCCATTCTCATTGACTCCGGATCACTTGGTATCCGATGCTGAGGCCGTTATGGGTAAATATCGTATTTCCGGTGTGCCTGTTGTAAACGAAGAGAACAAATTGGTGGGTATTATTACTAACCGTGATCTTCGCTTTATTCACGACTTTGATCTTAAAATTAGTGAAGTCATGACGAAGGAAGAACTGGTAACTGCACCAGTAGGCACGACTTTACAGGAAGCGGAAGTCATTTTGCAAAAGCATAAAATTGAAAAGCTTCCACTGGTCGATGAAGGGAACTACCTCAAAGGTTTGATCACCATCAAAGATATTGAGAAAGCTATTCAATTTCCGAACGCAGCGAAGGATGCACAAGGGCGTCTTCTGGTCGGTGCGGCTGTCGGCATTTCCAAGGATACGTTTGAACGGACTGATGCACTTGTAAAAGCTGGTGTGGATTTGATTGTTGTGGATTCCGCTCATGGACATCATATTAACATTATTGAAGCAGTCCGCGAGTTGCGTAAAACATATCCTGATCTGACGATTGTAGCAGGTAATGTAGCTACAGGTGACGGAACGCGCGAATTGATTGAAGCAGGAGCATCGGTCGTTAAGGTCGGTATTGGTCCAGGCTCTATCTGTACAACACGCGTAATCGCAGGGATTGGTGTTCCACAAATAACAGCTATTTATGATTGTGCAACAGTAGCACGTGAATATAATATTCCGATTATTGCAGATGGCGGTATTAAATACTCTGGTGAAATTACAAAGGCCATTGCGGCAGGGGCCTCTGCAGTAATGCTGGGAAGTCTTTTTGCAGGTACGGAAGAGAGCCCAGGCGAGTCGGAAATTTATCAAGGACGTCGCTTCAAAGTATATCGTGGTATGGGCTCTATGGCTGCGATGAAGCAAGGTAGTAAAGATCGTTATTTCCAAGATGACGACAAGAAATTGGTGCCGGAAGGTATTGAGGGACGCGTTGCTTATAAAGGGCCACTTTCCGACACTGTTCACCAGCTGTTGGGCGGTCTTCGCTCCGGTATGGGATATTGTGGTACTGCTAATATTGAGGAGCTTCGAAACGATACAAGCTTTATCCGTATTACAGGTGCAGGTCTGCGCGAAAGCCATCCGCATGATGTGCAGATTACGAAAGAAGCACCAAACTACTCTCTATAA
- a CDS encoding alpha/beta hydrolase has protein sequence MKQRRLTWTKVVFWVISCLLLVVISGFVYEWIASKHDKSQHPPLGRMVDAGGYRLHIHKMGAGSPTIVLESGSGESSLSWRDIPEKLSSFATVVSYDRAGYAWSEEANTPRTGENIVRELHTALKNADIQAPYILVGHSLGGMYSRLYAQTYRDEVAGLVLVDARPENDARRTNKIYAKERPKVNPSPLISILLERSGAFRLFPNLMLNGRVEYRDRKSFVNIVASPKYFRSVAEEGDLASTTEDAIRGQHLGNLPVRVIARGIQQNLTQFGISKRGNDQIEQSWQIGQREMLHISNNSKLIVAKKSEHMIIHDQPELVIQVIRDLISNIHYSRSTIAKTNTDH, from the coding sequence ATGAAACAACGAAGGCTGACCTGGACGAAAGTTGTGTTTTGGGTTATCTCTTGCTTACTGCTTGTTGTTATCTCTGGATTTGTGTATGAGTGGATTGCATCCAAACATGATAAGTCGCAACATCCTCCTCTGGGGAGAATGGTCGACGCTGGAGGTTATCGTCTCCATATTCATAAAATGGGTGCCGGCTCTCCAACGATAGTGCTTGAATCAGGGAGCGGGGAAAGTAGCCTTTCTTGGAGAGATATTCCCGAGAAGCTATCATCCTTTGCCACCGTTGTATCCTATGATCGGGCAGGCTATGCATGGAGCGAAGAGGCAAATACTCCACGTACCGGCGAAAACATCGTTCGGGAGCTTCATACCGCTCTAAAAAATGCAGACATCCAAGCTCCATATATCCTTGTAGGCCATTCCCTCGGAGGGATGTACTCAAGACTCTATGCACAGACGTACAGAGACGAAGTCGCAGGATTGGTTCTGGTGGATGCTAGGCCTGAGAATGATGCCCGGCGGACAAATAAGATCTATGCCAAAGAACGGCCTAAGGTCAATCCCTCGCCGCTCATATCCATTCTCCTAGAAAGATCGGGGGCTTTTCGTCTGTTCCCCAACTTAATGCTAAACGGTCGGGTGGAGTATCGAGATAGAAAATCTTTCGTGAACATTGTTGCTTCCCCCAAGTACTTTCGCTCTGTTGCCGAGGAGGGTGATCTGGCGAGCACTACCGAAGATGCCATACGCGGCCAGCATTTGGGCAACCTCCCTGTACGCGTAATTGCCCGAGGCATTCAGCAAAATTTGACTCAGTTCGGTATAAGTAAGCGTGGAAATGATCAGATCGAACAAAGCTGGCAAATCGGGCAGCGCGAGATGCTCCACATCTCTAACAACAGCAAGCTTATTGTCGCCAAAAAGAGCGAACATATGATTATCCATGATCAACCTGAGCTCGTCATTCAAGTCATCCGTGATCTCATCTCCAATATCCATTATTCTCGGTCAACCATTGCTAAAACAAACACTGATCATTAA
- the pdxS gene encoding pyridoxal 5'-phosphate synthase lyase subunit PdxS, which produces METGTSRVKRGMAEMQKGGVIMDVMNAEQAKIAEAAGATAVMALERVPSDIRAAGGVARMADPTIVEEVMKVVSIPVMAKARIGHFVEAKVLESLGVDYLDESEVLTPADEVFHIDKREFTVPFVCGAKDLGEALRRIGEGASMIRTKGEPGTGNIVEAVRHMRFINGQIRKVQNLSKDELYAEAKNLGVAYELLLEVHELGKLPVVNFAAGGVATPADAALMMHLGADGVFVGSGIFKSDSPEKFARAIVEATTHYTDYKLIAEVSKNLGTPMKGIEISKLASHERMQDRGW; this is translated from the coding sequence ATGGAAACGGGAACTTCGCGTGTAAAAAGAGGTATGGCAGAGATGCAAAAAGGCGGCGTAATCATGGATGTCATGAACGCTGAACAGGCTAAAATTGCTGAGGCAGCAGGCGCTACAGCCGTAATGGCTCTTGAACGAGTGCCTTCGGATATCCGTGCAGCGGGTGGGGTTGCTCGCATGGCTGACCCTACGATTGTGGAAGAGGTAATGAAGGTTGTTTCTATTCCTGTTATGGCTAAGGCTCGTATTGGTCACTTTGTTGAGGCAAAGGTACTGGAATCTCTAGGTGTTGACTACCTCGATGAGAGCGAAGTATTGACACCTGCGGATGAGGTATTCCATATCGATAAGCGGGAGTTCACCGTTCCATTTGTTTGTGGAGCAAAGGATCTAGGGGAAGCATTGCGTCGTATCGGTGAAGGCGCATCTATGATCCGTACAAAGGGTGAACCGGGAACTGGAAATATTGTTGAGGCTGTTCGTCACATGCGTTTTATCAATGGTCAAATTCGCAAGGTGCAAAACCTGTCGAAGGACGAGCTGTATGCAGAAGCGAAAAACCTCGGAGTTGCTTATGAGCTGCTGTTGGAAGTGCATGAGCTTGGTAAGCTTCCAGTGGTTAACTTCGCAGCGGGCGGTGTAGCAACACCTGCAGATGCTGCGTTGATGATGCATTTAGGCGCTGATGGTGTATTTGTAGGTTCTGGTATCTTCAAGTCGGATAGTCCTGAGAAATTTGCGCGGGCCATTGTGGAAGCGACCACTCATTATACGGATTACAAGCTGATTGCAGAAGTGTCCAAGAATTTGGGGACTCCTATGAAAGGCATTGAAATTTCCAAACTGGCATCGCATGAGCGCATGCAAGATCGTGGTTGGTAA
- the pdxT gene encoding pyridoxal 5'-phosphate synthase glutaminase subunit PdxT, whose amino-acid sequence MKIGVLSLQGAVAEHIRSVERAGAEGIAVKKIEQLDELSGLIIPGGESTTIGKLMRKYDFIEAIRQFSNQGKPVFGTCAGLIVLAKTIQGQEEAHLGLMDITVSRNAFGRQRESFETDLNIKGIEEPVRAVFIRAPLIQSVGMGVDVLSEYNGEIVAARQGHLLASSFHPELTDDYRLHQYFVDMVRG is encoded by the coding sequence ATGAAAATAGGTGTATTGTCGCTGCAAGGCGCTGTAGCTGAGCATATACGAAGTGTTGAACGTGCGGGTGCTGAAGGTATAGCAGTGAAGAAGATCGAACAGCTCGATGAGCTGTCCGGTCTTATCATTCCCGGTGGTGAAAGCACCACTATCGGTAAGCTAATGCGCAAGTATGATTTTATAGAGGCTATACGCCAATTTTCCAATCAAGGGAAGCCTGTATTTGGCACTTGCGCGGGATTGATTGTACTGGCCAAGACGATTCAAGGTCAGGAAGAAGCACATTTGGGACTCATGGATATTACAGTATCGCGTAATGCCTTTGGTCGCCAACGAGAAAGCTTTGAAACTGACTTGAACATTAAAGGGATTGAGGAGCCGGTTCGTGCGGTGTTTATACGCGCGCCTTTAATACAATCTGTCGGAATGGGAGTAGATGTGCTGTCTGAGTATAACGGCGAGATTGTAGCAGCCCGTCAGGGTCATCTGCTGGCTTCATCCTTCCATCCGGAATTAACAGACGATTACCGGTTACATCAGTATTTTGTGGATATGGTCCGCGGATAG
- a CDS encoding D-alanyl-D-alanine carboxypeptidase family protein has product MKANNFKKNNKRSMIKKSVTAVMVLNMMYMSALPVVGNFDSSVATFAAGAATEATNITGTGSINPPSLALRSAILIEPSTGQVLLSMNPDEPLPPASMTKMMTEYIVAEQVKQGKLKWTDKVTVNENASKSIGSRIFLAQGDQHTVEELYIAMAVGSANDATVALAERVSGTEQDFVKLMNETAQKMGMKNTYFINSTGLDRKDMPAGFQPDTDRETVMTARDAATLAGYIIKDHPDYTRFTTIQSYKFRPTDKAPIINYNWMLEANKNITNFRKFAYPGLDGMKTGHTANAGNCFTGTAERNGMRLISVVMGADSDAHRFTETAKVLNYGFDNFEVKQVVAPKTVVKGVENVPVTKGTETEVPIVTKDAVSFIVPKGASNPKVTFTTNITPASSLVAPLKQGAKVGTITYTYKTDGVDKGQTKTVDLVTTTAVEEGGWFRMLFRAIGDFFGDLFQGIKNLF; this is encoded by the coding sequence TTGAAAGCGAACAATTTTAAGAAAAATAATAAACGCAGCATGATTAAAAAGAGTGTGACTGCAGTCATGGTGCTTAATATGATGTATATGTCAGCCTTACCTGTTGTAGGAAATTTCGATTCAAGCGTGGCTACTTTTGCTGCTGGAGCGGCAACAGAGGCAACGAATATCACGGGAACAGGTTCTATTAACCCCCCTAGTCTGGCACTTCGTTCAGCTATTTTGATTGAGCCTTCCACTGGGCAGGTTTTGCTCTCTATGAATCCAGATGAGCCGCTCCCGCCAGCCAGTATGACCAAAATGATGACAGAGTACATCGTAGCGGAGCAGGTTAAGCAAGGCAAACTTAAGTGGACGGATAAGGTTACAGTGAACGAGAATGCTTCTAAGAGTATCGGATCACGTATTTTTTTGGCTCAAGGGGATCAACATACGGTAGAAGAGCTTTATATTGCCATGGCAGTAGGTTCTGCCAATGATGCAACAGTAGCTCTTGCTGAACGCGTATCTGGAACCGAGCAGGATTTTGTGAAACTAATGAATGAAACAGCTCAGAAAATGGGTATGAAAAATACGTATTTTATCAACTCGACTGGTTTGGATCGCAAGGATATGCCTGCAGGGTTTCAACCGGACACAGACCGGGAAACTGTGATGACTGCGAGAGACGCAGCTACTCTAGCAGGTTACATCATTAAGGACCATCCAGATTATACACGGTTTACCACAATTCAATCGTACAAATTCCGTCCAACCGATAAAGCACCGATTATTAACTATAACTGGATGCTGGAAGCGAACAAAAATATTACTAACTTTAGAAAATTCGCTTATCCAGGTTTAGACGGAATGAAAACAGGTCATACGGCTAATGCTGGAAACTGTTTTACAGGTACGGCTGAACGTAATGGAATGCGTCTCATCAGTGTAGTTATGGGCGCTGACTCTGATGCACACCGTTTTACAGAGACGGCTAAAGTGCTGAACTATGGCTTTGATAACTTTGAAGTGAAGCAGGTTGTTGCTCCAAAGACGGTGGTTAAAGGTGTTGAGAATGTGCCTGTGACCAAAGGTACGGAAACAGAAGTGCCGATCGTCACAAAAGATGCAGTAAGTTTTATCGTGCCTAAGGGTGCGAGCAATCCTAAGGTAACCTTTACAACGAATATAACACCAGCAAGCTCTCTCGTGGCACCTTTGAAGCAAGGGGCAAAAGTCGGAACGATTACGTACACATACAAAACGGATGGCGTGGATAAAGGCCAGACGAAAACTGTTGATTTGGTTACAACTACAGCAGTAGAAGAGGGCGGTTGGTTCCGAATGCTTTTCCGGGCAATTGGTGATTTCTTCGGCGATTTGTTCCAGGGAATTAAAAATCTCTTCTAA